The following DNA comes from Luteolibacter flavescens.
AGAATGGACCTTGGCCGAGATTCACAAACTTCGCGACGCGTGCCGCTACGCCGCCGATCACGGACTGGCGATGGTGGTAATTCTATCCAACACCCTGTCCCTACCTACGATGCGAGGAGGCACACCCGAGAATCACACGAAGCAACCTCGACAGGATCAGGCCGTCCATTCCAGCAAACGTCCGCCTGCGACGATCCGACAATGTTTTATCTTCGGAGCGCTGGTCTTCCTGTCAGGCTTGGGCCTGAGAGCTTGGATGATCCCTTACGGGAAAAGGCTGCTTCAAAAGGTGGAAGCTGCATTTATGACAGGGAATGGGGGAGATTACATCTCAATCGACGAAACTTTCATTCAAATAGATCTTTGCATCATCGCGAGCTACGTCCTGATGCTTGCCGGAACAGGCATCATTCTTCTCGGTATCGTAAGAAACCGTCAGGCGGGGCGGGCTAAATTCACGGCAACCTGACGCACGACACCGCCAGAAACACCGGAAACTCTTTCACGGCCCGGTTCTCGCCCTTCGCCCTAGGCCCCGGTTGGGAGCGGCGGTGGCTGTAGAGTTCCTCGCAGACGGTGATGGCGAGTCCGGCTTGGCCGAAGGCGGTGAGGACTTCGCCAATGGGGCGGTGGTAGAAGGTGGTGGTGTCCCCTCCCCCTTGCCCGGGGTGGGTGACGATGGGGATCTCCTGCGGGACGCCGTAGCGATCGACGCGGCGGTATTGCAGCTTCCGTCCTTCGTCCCAGCCCCAGTGCGCCTGCTGCGGGATGCGGAAGCAGGGATGCATGAAGATGGCGACGAAGCGCCCGCCGGGCTTGAGCGCGGCGGCGAGCTGGCGGGCCATGGCGGGAAGGTCCGGCACATCGTGCACGGCCATGATGCACGCGGCGGCATCGTGCGAGCCATCGGCCCACGGCCCGGGGGCACAGGCATCGGCGACCATGAGCTCGACACGCTTTTCACCGCGAAAGCGCGCACCCGCGGACTCGATGAGCCGCGGCGAGGCATCGACGCCGGTGACATGACCCACCTTTGCCTCCAGCAGGATGGGGATCAGGACGCCCTGCCCGCAGCAGAGATCGAGGACCCTTTCGCCCGGCTTGGGAGCAAGCAGGCGCATCGCGGCGGGGAGGATGACGTTGCGGTGGTAGTCCGAGCCCTTGTCGCCGACGAGCTTGTCATACCACCCGGCCACCTGGTCCCAGCCTTGTTCGGTGGTGCCGGAAGAGCGCGCGTGCTTCTTCGGCATCGGCGGGCCTGAACGCTGCCACGTTTTCTTGGCTTGGTACTGCGGGCGTTTGCGGGGAATTGACATGGAAGACCTACGGGCGTGGGAATGTCGGGTCACGGGCGAAACCCGCCGCTTGTTTGGCAGCGGCCCTGCCCCTGTGCAAGACATCCCACGCTGGCCAACCCGCGCCCGCGCACCCCGTTCCTATCCCGAGTGTGAGAATCCCTTGCTAATTTTCTCCGACCTGAAGCGATCGACCAAGCACCCGAGCGCGTAACCGAAAACGAGATGCCCGACCCAACTGAGCAGCAAGCTGGCAGGGGTGATCGCGAACATCTTCTCCTCGCCTTGCGGGGAAATCTTGAGCGTGACGATGAGGCACGACCACACGAAACACCCGAAGCCAAGGCCGATGAGTTTCATCACGAGGGGCGTGATGCGTGCCTGATGGTGTTCCGCTAGGAGTGGCCTGAGTAGGGAAAATGCGCCAACAAACGCCATCCCCATCCCTCCTCCATTCCCGAGGTATCGCCAGAGATAGCCGATGACCGCATGATCTTTGCCATCCCCGATCAACATGCCGCCGATACGGGGGATGAAGTCACCCAGCCAACCAGCCATGATGAAAGGGATCCGCACGCCGTCGTAACAGGCAACCGCAAGGATCCCCATGATGAAACCATGCCGCATCAACCTGCCATAGCGAGCCCGGTAGCAGCTCAATCCGATGGCGATGAGAAGCGCGGGAACGACCAAGAGGACGGAGGCAATGGGAAGGGTAAAAATCCCCATGAGCGACAAGGCAAGAGCCGTGATCGGTGAGAATCCTATACCGAAAATCAGGAGCGCGGCCATGCCATCATGAAGCAACGGTGCGGTGTTTCCCGATCGCATCTGGGAATGGATCGAGGCCGCGGGAGAGAGATGCGCGGTAGCCCTCTTCATGCGATGCTTGGTCAGGCGAGAGCTTGTCATACCCGGATGCGGATCGAGGTCACGCGACAGATCAGAGATGGCTCAAGGAGCGGCGGCTGCCCCGATTGACACTGCCCGGGCGCAGCGGGGTGCGCACCTCCGTGAGATCCATTCCATGTGGCCCGTCAGTTCACCTTGT
Coding sequences within:
- a CDS encoding class I SAM-dependent methyltransferase, yielding MSIPRKRPQYQAKKTWQRSGPPMPKKHARSSGTTEQGWDQVAGWYDKLVGDKGSDYHRNVILPAAMRLLAPKPGERVLDLCCGQGVLIPILLEAKVGHVTGVDASPRLIESAGARFRGEKRVELMVADACAPGPWADGSHDAAACIMAVHDVPDLPAMARQLAAALKPGGRFVAIFMHPCFRIPQQAHWGWDEGRKLQYRRVDRYGVPQEIPIVTHPGQGGGDTTTFYHRPIGEVLTAFGQAGLAITVCEELYSHRRSQPGPRAKGENRAVKEFPVFLAVSCVRLP